A window of Salmo trutta chromosome 5, fSalTru1.1, whole genome shotgun sequence contains these coding sequences:
- the tmem26a gene encoding transmembrane protein 26, translated as MSFVVKFSCAVVTRLLFILISLIGVWRVTLVKDDNIYWFLTFLFLPLVVEMIITLKRRKGKDYKWFSPAIMLFLVSIIPSIWILELHHQHHNSSDLQCKKLDSWENVRSMISLNETVGNLTVQTYLKGLDQLLSTVCPNDWILALHQVLLILLIIGKWLLPLGGGVTREELSQLLLIFVGTAADILEFTSETLSDVKENSPQLVYIILAVWTWSMLQFPLHLAVVNSTPESEGEGLGDSLLTKHSTDIWSIIESLFIQDGPFLVVRLTVMTYFDVFHQMLVFFAIKNFLVVILNFYRLAVICQNYRPVVRSKSSSNIPDCSRVEVERKYGEGRLERDNVPASALEEVNTDCESTIT; from the exons ATGTCGTTTGTGGTCAAATTTTCGTGTGCGGTAGTTACTAGGTTGCTTTTTATTCTTATCTCACTCATCGGAGTTTGGAGAGTGACATTGGTTAAAGATGACAATATCTACTGGTTTCTGACATTCCTCTTTCTACCTCTCGTTGTCGAAATGATAATAACTTTGAAAAGAAGAAAGGGAAAAGATTATAAATG GTTCTCGCCAGCCATTATGTTGTTCCTTGTCAGTATCATTCCATCCATCTGGATTCTGGAACTACATCATCAGCATCACAACTCTAGTGACCTCCAG TGCAAGAAACTGGACTCATGGGAAAATGTGAGAAGCATGATTTCTCTGAACGAAACGGTGGGGAATTTAACGGTTCAAACCTATCTAAAG GGTCTTGACCAACTCTTGTCCACGGTTTGTCCCAACGACTGGATCCTGGCCCTCCATCAGGTCCTTCTAATCCTACTCATCATAGGGAAGTGGCTACTCCCACTGGGGGGTGGCGTCACACGGGAGGAGCTCTCCCAGCTCCTGCTCATCTTCGTTGGCACAGCAGCTGACATCTTGGAGTTCACCAGTGAAACACTGTCTGATGTAAA GGAAAACAGCCCTCAGCTGGTGTACATCATCTTGGCGGTGTGGACCTGGAGCATGTTACAGTTTCCTCTCCATCTGGCCG tGGTGAACTCAACGCCAGAAAGCGAGGGTGAGGGCCTTGGCGATTCCCTCCTGACCAAGCACAGCACAGACATATGGAGCATCATTGAGAGCCTATTCATCCAGGATGGCCCTTTCCTTGTGGTCCGGCTCACCGTCATGACCTACTTTGATGTCTTCCACCAGATGTTGGTGTTCTTTGCCATTAAAAACTTCCTGGTGGTCATCCTGAACTTCTACCGGCTGGCCGTCATATGCCAGAACTACAGACCTGTAGTCAGGTCCAAAAGCAGCAGTAACATCCCTGATTGTAGTagggtagaggtggagaggaagTATGGGGAGGGGAGGTTGGAGAGAGACAATGTTCCTGCCTCTGCTTTGGAGGAAGTCAATACGGACTGTGAAAGTACTATTACGTAG